A segment of the Candidatus Neomarinimicrobiota bacterium genome:
CGACACAAGGATTTTCAGTCCTCTGCTCTACCGACTGAGCTACCAAGCCAACCAACTATCAAATTTACTTATCCGGAATATGGATGAAAAACGTCGTGAAAATTAGTCGTGAGTTTTTCTCAATGCAAACCGAAACTCAGCTATTTTAACATCTTTCTTTATTTTCTTGTTTGAAGACAAGAAAACTCCTATGTTTTCCAACGTTTCTCTCTATCCGAGGTAACATATCAAATGGACATTATTTTAGCAACACATAATCTACACAAAGTGGAAGAAATTTCTTCTAGATTAGGGGACCTTCCTGTAACGTGGATGACGTTGGAAGATTTCCCTCACATTGGCGAGATTGAAGAAACTGGCTCAACATTGCTTGATAATTCTCTGTTAAAAGCTCGGACTGTCAACGCAATCACTGGTTTGCCCGCATTAGCAGATGATACGGGGCTTGAAGTTGATGCCTTGGATGGTGCACCGGGAGTATATTCCGCGCGGTGGGCAGGAGAAGACGCCTCTTTTGAGGATAATATCAACAAATTATTAATTGAAATGAAGTCAGTAGAACTTGAAAAAAGGACAGCCCGATTCAGAACAGTGATTTCTCTTGTGGATGGTCCCACAGAAAAATGGGTTGAAGGGTGCGCCGAGGGAATCATTGCCGAGAAACCTAAAGGCAATGATGGATTTGGATATGATCCTGTTTTTTTTCTTCCACAAACAGGGAAAACATTTGCGGAACTTTCTCTTGAAGAAAAAAATAGAATAAGTCATCGGGGAACCGCTTTGGAAAAATTGAGAGATGTAATTAAATACCGGCTGGTCGATCAGCCCCAACACCAGGAGGATGTAAGCCTATAAGTAGACCGCTATTGTTTGATGTACCTCTTTGAGGTAACAATTAAATTAAAAAAACAGAAAACAATCATTGACTAATAAGTTGATAGCAGGTCTTTTTATCCTCCTGACCATCGGGAAATCCTACGGGCAGCAGGCAGACTCCGTCCAAATTCCTTTTCCCCATCTTGTTTCGCGATTTGTAGTAAACCCATTTTTCGAAACGAAAAAAACTTTCCCTCTTTTTGCTGATACTCTTCTTATCCCCACAGATTTGATTCCTATTCCATTTGCAAGAAAGGGGAGTGAAATCCAGATAGATAGGGAATTCGAATTCATCACAATTATACAAACTGTAGATGGATTTATTAACAAAATTCCATTTACCGCCCCTGTGGATTGGTACGTTACGCAGATGTTTATTTCAAAGAGAAGAGAGAGTTTTATCCAAACATTTACAAGCGTAACTAAATCTGTTGCAAGCAGCACAAAATCTGGACATGGGCAGGCAATGGAAGTAATAGGCGTGGATGTTGGTGATCTTGGCAGAGTTTCTCTTCATGCAAGAGGGAATGTCAATATTTCCGGAAAAATGGTTTTCCAAGATCAGCAGCTTGTTCGATCCAGTATTAATGAAACGCAAAACACACATTTGGAGTTTGATCAAAAAGAAAATTTTAATGTCCAGGGGAAAGTTGGAGATCGCGTATCTGTATTTATGGACCACGATTCGGAACGGGATTTTGATTGGGAAAACAATATCCGGATCAAATATGAAGGCAAAGAAGATGAGATTGTTCAAAAAATAGAAGCCGGGAATGTGTCTTTAAGTTTACCCGGTTCGCAAGCATTGATGGGATCTGCCGGACATTCCGGACTTTTCGGGATTAAAACTATTTCCAAGTTTGGCCCCCTGGACGTAACTGCCATTGCGTCAGTGGTGGAAACGAAACGCGAGCAACAAGAATATACCGGAAATAATGAGGCGAAAACTCAGCAGATCAAAGATACAGATTATGTAAAAAATAAATATTTTTTCATTCACGAGTTGTTTCGAAATGGGATTGATACTACGTTATCTGAAAGTCACCGTGTTGTTGTGCCACCGTTTTATCCACTAAATAATGGGTTACATAATATTGGATCCGTCATTGTACGAAATTTTGAACTATATAAACTTGACAATACAACCAACTCCGAATCAGAAGAAGGAACTGCTCACGCTGATCTTAATAATCCTGATGAAAGTTTAGATCAAACCGGGAATTTTAAACGGTTGGAACTGGCACAAGAATATTCGATTGTAGAAGATCTTGGATTCATTCGGCTTCGTCAACGTGCTCAAGATGAAGTGTTTGGATGCTCATATATTTTAGTTGACCGCTCTTCTGGTGATACAGTTTTGACCGTTGGGGAGCCCATATCTGTAGACAATGAATTACTAAAGCTTAAAATGCTTAAACCTCGATCTCTTACTCTAGATCATCCCACATACGATCTTATGTTTAAAAATGTGTATTACTTAGGCACAACCAAAATAAACCGCGAAGGATTTGAAGTTAGAATTGTGAACAATAGGTTGCCCGTACCAAGCCATTTAGATCCATTGGGTACACCATTTATCACTCTATTCGGGTTAGATAGTGTGGACGAAAGTGGGAATCGACAAGCCGATGAACTTATTGATATTTCTAATCCGAATATTATATCTCTAGATAATGGTGAATTGATTTTTCCTACATTTTTCCCATTTGCCAACGACTCACTTTCAGGTGGAACGGGTCATCCTGATTTGCAGGAAGTCCTAGGCACCGGTATTATGTACACTACAACCGATAGAACGCAGATTGATAATGACAGCAGATTTACAATTGAAGTGGACTACTCCAATCAAAGTTCCACTATAAGTCTTGGTTTCATGATTGTAGAAAATAGTGAACAAGTATTAAAAAACGGTATACCACTGAAAAAAGGAATTGATTATTCTGTCGATTATTTTTCAGGAACATTGGTTTTACTAGATGAAACCGATCCGAATGCTGAAATTCGTATTTTGTTTGATAAACACGAATTGGTTTCCTTTGATAAAAAAACCATTCTAGGCGTACGAGGACAGATGGATATCAATGAGCATTCTTATCTTGGATTGACTGCTTTGTATTTTAATCAATCGGTTATCAATGAAAAAATAGAAGTTGGTTATGAGCCAATGCGGAATTTTATGTGGGGGATGAACGGTAGAGTAGAACAGCCGCTGGATGGACTTTCTCGCTGGCTGGATAAACTACCTGTCATTGAAACGGATCGCCCATCTAGCTTTTCGGTGGAGGGCGAAATTGCCCAAATTATCCCAAATCCAAATCCTATCAATAATTCGGCGACAGGCGATCCGGATGGAGTGGCATTTATAGACGATTTTGAAGGGGCCAAGCGGACAACCACAATTCCTATCCAGCGAAGATTTTGGAAAGAATCCTCAGCGCCGGTAGATCCAATAACCGGAAATCCAATGCGGCAGTTCAACCGCGCCAGAACCAATTGGTACAATCCATATGGGCAAGTTCGTACGAAAGATATTTGGCCCAACTTATCTACTTCTATCCGGGCTCAAAATGAAACAACGGATATTTTAATCATGAAATATACACCGCGGACGGTTCAGGCAGATACAGATGTGGATTCCATTTGGGGAGGGATAATAACTCCTCTGTATTCTGGAGATAATGACCAAACCTCCACGAAATTTTTTGAAATTTGGGCGAAGGGATCCGGAGTCAACTTATCTATAAATCTTGGACAAATAAGTGAAGATAGAGATGGAAATGGAGAATTAAATACGGAGGATATTCCGGCTGGAGGACTGAAAGGAGATGGGATTTTACAAGATGCAGAAGATGTAGGACTTGATGGATGCAGTGATGCGCAGGAAGATGGTTGGGGCGGATGCTTACCAGACAGTATGAGTTTTTCTGATCTTTTTACATCAGGCGATACCATTCTTATCAATTCAAAAACAGTGGATGGTGGAGGTGATGTGGACCCAACGGACCCGAATGGAGACAACTGGAGCTATTCCGAGGGTAGCATCAATTACGATCATATTAATGGTACAGAGGGGAATGCATTGGATGCCGGAAGATATCCTGACACCGAAGATTTAGACCGGACGAATTACCCGGATATGACAAATGATTATTTTACAATAAAATTTGGGCTGGACGATGAAACGTATTTTTCCGGTGAAACCAAGGATAACGGAATTGCAACAGGATGGAAATTATATCGGGTTCCACTTGTTGATTTTTCAAAAATTGATTCATCAAAAAGTCAGGAATGGAACAACATTCAGCATATGAGGCTGGTTTTAACCGGTGGAGACAAAAATTCCACTTCCATCGTCCAAATTGCAAAAATTGAGCTGGTTGGAAATGATTGGAAAGAAATGGGCATTGCGGCGGACACGGTGACTACTTTTTCCAAAACGGATAGTGATAGTATTTTTGCTATATCAGTAATTAATACAGAAGATAACGCCTCATACCAACCGCCCAGCGGGGTTGAAGGTGAATATGATCGTATCAATCAAATCCAATCGAAAGAGCAGTCGTTGGTTCTTTCTTTTACCGATCTTCCTGCAGGGAATAAAGGCGCTGCAATGAAATCCGGCATGACGCTTTCAGGTGATCGTGCCAAAAGTTATTTGACATATGATAGAATGAAAATGTATATCTACGGTCTTGAAAGTAATTGGGTAAAATCTGTTGAAACCGATGTAGAGTTTTTCCTTCAGTTCGGATTCGAAGGAAATTATTATGAAGTGACTCAACCAGTTTATGCCGGATGGGATGAAACGGTTGGAAGGAATTCCATTGATCTTGATCTCAATTGGCTTTCAGCACTCAAATTGACAGATGCTGAAACTAGGAAAATCAGGGATTCAGATATTATCACAGATTCTTCCGGCGTAAAGGAATACCAGTTTACGGATGAGTCCGAAAATCCAACCGGGAAGCGAATAAAAATTGTCGGTTCCCCCGCCCTAAATCGAATCCAATTTTTTATTGCAGGAATCCAAAACAAATCAGATGGACCCATCACAGGTGAAATTTGGATAGATGAACTCAGGCTGAGCGGGGTAAAAAAGGATAAAGGTGTTTCTTTGCGGCTATCTTCAAAATTTACATTGGCAGATATTATGAATACTTCTTTTGCCTACAACAGGCAGGATGCAGATTTTCATACGCTTCAGCAACGGCTTGGATCTAATAATACTACGGAACGTATCAATGTTAATTCCAGTTTCTCTCTTCACAAATTTTTACCAAAAACATGGGGTATCAGTATCCCATTATCAACCTCTTTCGCACAATCAGTAAGCACTCCCAAATACTTTCCCGGCCAAGATATTCTCGTGGATGAAGGCAGTCCGCCGGATTCCATTTTATCTAAATCTCAATCTGTGAATCTGAGCCTAAAACTTTCCAAAACTTCCCGATCGGATAATAGTTTGGTTAAGTACACGCTGGATAAGGTGACAGCGTCCATCAATTCAGCAAAGAGTGTTTCCTCTGATGCCATCCAGAAAGAAGTTTTAAATCAATCTTATTCCGGGAAAATTAGTTATGCGTTACCCTTTGGTAGAGATAATTATTTTTCACCATTCAAATGGCTTGAATCAATTCCATGGGTTGGGGGCAAGCTTGCCGAAACCCATATTTATTATACACCAACCTCCGTCAACACGTCTGCTTCCTTCAGTGAAAAGTTGACCCAAAAAACTTCGCGCGTCGGTGGAAAGTCTCCCGATATTTATAATCTTGGGTTGAGCCGTGATTTTTCAGTTGATTATTCTTTGACTGACAATATTAGAAATAAATACTCTTGGAATGCCAAAAGTGATATGGATGATTATCGTGGGTATGCGTGGCTTGCCTTGAAGAATACTGATCCTGGGATTGTTACGGATGTTACTGAATCTTTCACGACATCCTTTTCGCCCACTATTTTTTCTTGGCTAAAACCCAACCTGAATTATTCTGCCGGATATAGATGGAATCAGAACCTTGATAGCAATGTGGATGGTGCGAATATTGGAACTCAGTTGCGGTTTTCTTCCAGTGTCAGCCTTACACCCAAAACGCTAGTTGAATTAATTTACAAA
Coding sequences within it:
- the rdgB gene encoding RdgB/HAM1 family non-canonical purine NTP pyrophosphatase, which encodes MDIILATHNLHKVEEISSRLGDLPVTWMTLEDFPHIGEIEETGSTLLDNSLLKARTVNAITGLPALADDTGLEVDALDGAPGVYSARWAGEDASFEDNINKLLIEMKSVELEKRTARFRTVISLVDGPTEKWVEGCAEGIIAEKPKGNDGFGYDPVFFLPQTGKTFAELSLEEKNRISHRGTALEKLRDVIKYRLVDQPQHQEDVSL
- the sprA gene encoding cell surface protein SprA, which encodes MTNKLIAGLFILLTIGKSYGQQADSVQIPFPHLVSRFVVNPFFETKKTFPLFADTLLIPTDLIPIPFARKGSEIQIDREFEFITIIQTVDGFINKIPFTAPVDWYVTQMFISKRRESFIQTFTSVTKSVASSTKSGHGQAMEVIGVDVGDLGRVSLHARGNVNISGKMVFQDQQLVRSSINETQNTHLEFDQKENFNVQGKVGDRVSVFMDHDSERDFDWENNIRIKYEGKEDEIVQKIEAGNVSLSLPGSQALMGSAGHSGLFGIKTISKFGPLDVTAIASVVETKREQQEYTGNNEAKTQQIKDTDYVKNKYFFIHELFRNGIDTTLSESHRVVVPPFYPLNNGLHNIGSVIVRNFELYKLDNTTNSESEEGTAHADLNNPDESLDQTGNFKRLELAQEYSIVEDLGFIRLRQRAQDEVFGCSYILVDRSSGDTVLTVGEPISVDNELLKLKMLKPRSLTLDHPTYDLMFKNVYYLGTTKINREGFEVRIVNNRLPVPSHLDPLGTPFITLFGLDSVDESGNRQADELIDISNPNIISLDNGELIFPTFFPFANDSLSGGTGHPDLQEVLGTGIMYTTTDRTQIDNDSRFTIEVDYSNQSSTISLGFMIVENSEQVLKNGIPLKKGIDYSVDYFSGTLVLLDETDPNAEIRILFDKHELVSFDKKTILGVRGQMDINEHSYLGLTALYFNQSVINEKIEVGYEPMRNFMWGMNGRVEQPLDGLSRWLDKLPVIETDRPSSFSVEGEIAQIIPNPNPINNSATGDPDGVAFIDDFEGAKRTTTIPIQRRFWKESSAPVDPITGNPMRQFNRARTNWYNPYGQVRTKDIWPNLSTSIRAQNETTDILIMKYTPRTVQADTDVDSIWGGIITPLYSGDNDQTSTKFFEIWAKGSGVNLSINLGQISEDRDGNGELNTEDIPAGGLKGDGILQDAEDVGLDGCSDAQEDGWGGCLPDSMSFSDLFTSGDTILINSKTVDGGGDVDPTDPNGDNWSYSEGSINYDHINGTEGNALDAGRYPDTEDLDRTNYPDMTNDYFTIKFGLDDETYFSGETKDNGIATGWKLYRVPLVDFSKIDSSKSQEWNNIQHMRLVLTGGDKNSTSIVQIAKIELVGNDWKEMGIAADTVTTFSKTDSDSIFAISVINTEDNASYQPPSGVEGEYDRINQIQSKEQSLVLSFTDLPAGNKGAAMKSGMTLSGDRAKSYLTYDRMKMYIYGLESNWVKSVETDVEFFLQFGFEGNYYEVTQPVYAGWDETVGRNSIDLDLNWLSALKLTDAETRKIRDSDIITDSSGVKEYQFTDESENPTGKRIKIVGSPALNRIQFFIAGIQNKSDGPITGEIWIDELRLSGVKKDKGVSLRLSSKFTLADIMNTSFAYNRQDADFHTLQQRLGSNNTTERINVNSSFSLHKFLPKTWGISIPLSTSFAQSVSTPKYFPGQDILVDEGSPPDSILSKSQSVNLSLKLSKTSRSDNSLVKYTLDKVTASINSAKSVSSDAIQKEVLNQSYSGKISYALPFGRDNYFSPFKWLESIPWVGGKLAETHIYYTPTSVNTSASFSEKLTQKTSRVGGKSPDIYNLGLSRDFSVDYSLTDNIRNKYSWNAKSDMDDYRGYAWLALKNTDPGIVTDVTESFTTSFSPTIFSWLKPNLNYSAGYRWNQNLDSNVDGANIGTQLRFSSSVSLTPKTLVELIYKPGGKAAASNQKRGRGRPSEKNEETVSEPEEPKKDNIILASIHKFMGRINPISVSYTENLSRTGQGVQGEVPLGYKFGWLPDHGLSHSEKVGTNIGSWTHKRDLSMRSGFKFGKNITTSFNFTQNLGRSISGGGVEQQNLTRDFLAYGESLENGFPFSGWSLRWSGVEKWPIINKIAKSASLEHALTGKETRSWQFDQGTPIATSFLKLSNYIQANKDFERTSRISQSFSPLVGLTMSLNHGVSMSLRHNKSRSVEGSYNGGQKVFNDQSVTATASYSHRGGFTIPLVFFRDFSIQNTVNFSLNFDMSESEIKQKTLTAEKFALTAFNTSWHAAFRVTYTFNSKVTGSMVYEYRESDSMTTGKKVDRDFGFDVNIAITG